GGGGTTGGAGTGGctggtggtgcagaaaaacaaaaaaaatagaaaattgaaGTTGGAGGGAGTTGTTGTTAGGTGTGAGGGTAGatggaatttttggaaaatattttcctaattTTTTTCAGGGAAGTCATTTTTCTCCAATTTCAGGAAAATGTGATATCTAGGAAAacatttttcaaactattttttgCAACCAAACAGTTGAAAGTGGAAAAtgggaaaacattttccgaaaATATGTTTTCCGTcttaccaaacacaccctaaaatATACTAGGGGCTAATGGACATGCAATGAAAAGGTTGCttcatattatgaaatgaagtgaAACATTACACTTTAACTACAAACTAACACAATACTTAAACCAACACTTGATCTGTATACTGCAAATAGTATATGAAGGATATGGAGATTAGGAAACAGTTTATCAATCCCATAGAAAGGCCAAAGAAAAATTCAGTCTCTGCAAGTAATGTAATGCTCGACTGGAAAATCTACCATTTGTTTTACCAGTTACATCAAAAGCTATACTAAGGCAAATATAACTTGAGCATCATTAATCTAGAGAGGGGGGAAAAGATGTATAAGATAGAGAGTCCAATGTAGTACTGGCATATCGATTTCTTTATTAAATCCATGCTCCTTCAATCCATCAACAGTTGAAGGAAAAGCTAATTAAGTTGCTGTCTTCAGCTCAGGAGCTGCAGCAGTCGAGTAAACTGGGTGAAGCACATGGCCATCCTTGGGCTCAACGTGCACCCACTTGCGTCCACTCAGCTTGTGGCGCTCAAACTTTACACAACCTTCTTTCAGAGCATAAAGCGTGTGATCTTTCCCTATTCCAACATAGTTTCCAGGATGGAATCTGGTTCCTCTTTGACGAACAATAATATTTCCAGGTATCACCCTCTGTGTCAAAAAAACTATATCAGAATAAGAATACTGAAGGGTGCAAGAAATTGGCTTGAACTCATACTTGGTACGCAAAgattttgataaagtttcttttCAAAGCATAATTCCATCATCTCCATGTCATCAACGAAGAGAATCCTTACCTCTCCACCAAATTTCTTTACCCCTAGATTCTTTGGTTTTGAATCACGGCCATTCTTAGTGGATCCTGCTGTCTTTTTGGTAGCCCAACGCTTAAACATCAAGCCTAATCCTTCCCCAGATACATCTACAATTTTCACAAGTAAAACTTATGTCAGAAAATTCAAAACTTACTGGTGGCATTTGTTTCAATTTTTACAAAACTGAGTTTGCAATTCttttttcaagtttttgcaaAAACTTTTTGTTTTGATGAATTTTTTTCCCTGCAAGATTTTAAAAACTGAAAGAAGTTGTCTGTATCttcaaaaatttcatcagacaGTACTATCAAATTCAGTCTTCAAACATTTTTATATATTATTCGAAGGAGATGCTTCATGAAAGAGTACAACAAAATACATACCACTCGCGCCACTGTAAGTAGGTGTTCTTGTTACGAGATCTCTGATATTTAACCTCCTAAACAATGATGTTGCAGGGTTCATCCTGTTATTTACCTAGCCTGGCGCTGAAGAAAACAAATAATATCGTGTATGTTAAGGATGAAAATACTTCACCGATGCATCAACTACAGGATATGcaacaaataagtagttgaaTTTGGTCCATCGAGAACAAAAGATGCACACTAACGATTTAGTAAATTAAGCATACAACAAGGTAATTTAAACAGCTGCATTCCTGTGCTTTTGCTCTTATCCCCTTTCACCAAACTCCTTGGTGCATTACTTATTACTTTATCCTCGTGCTCTCTCTAGCTTCTTCAGTCACTTTACTCACTACTCAAACACTGTTATCCTAGTTCATATCCACCTTCAAAACTTTAGTAACACAACTCAAGCACTTTATAAAATACTGTTATTAGTCAACATGCTTCATAAACCAGATGACCTACAGCTCCTGCTCTTTTGATTAAAAcatcccccccccccaccccccgaCACGATCCCCCTAAAAAAGTGGACAGCATCTACACGGAGGAGCGGGTGTTGAAGCATTCTACTAGTCTCAATGATAACCTTGCTAGAAAAGTATGTATTACCAGAAATACTAATTATCAAGTTCTCCAACATGCTAAAACAAAGACACAAGACCTATCTGGACGAGCCGATGAGGATTtcaaggaatttttttttaaaatatctgCGAAATTCCCGAGGGTCAGTGGTGCATGGTTTGAAAATCAGTGCATAATGGCGTTGGTTTTCTATAGCCTACCCCACACATCACAAACTGCACTCTAAGCACTAGACCAAAGCCCTGGGGCAATTTCAAGTTTTTCTTTTTAACGATCGAGAAATCCATCTAGGGCCAACCCTTAGGACCAACCGCAACCTTCGAAACTCGAAAATAACGGACCCGTCCCTCTACGCTTCTCCACTTAAAAACAAGGCTTAGTTTGCATGGTGCAGTGCTCGAACCTATGACCTAAGTCACAAGTCCCTCAACATTTGCCACTTAAACTAGATTTCAAGGATATTTTAGATTGGTTGGTAGGAAGAAAGATTTGCACATGGTATTTATTGACCTaaagaaagcgtatgacaagatTCCTATGGAGGTTCTTTAGAGATGCCTGGAGGTAAAAGGTGTGACGGTAGCTCACATTAGGGTGAtaaaggacatgtatgatggaactaagactcgggttaggactgtGGGAGGCGACTCAGAGCATTTTTCGGTTGTTAgggggttacaccaaggatctgcgcTCGGCCCGTTCTTATTTGCTTTGGCGATGGACGCActaacacaccatattcaagggaatgtgccatggtgtatgttattcgtTAATGGTATAattctgattgatgagacgcgaaGCCGCAttaacgagaggctggaggtttggagacaggcccttgagcctaaaggtttcaagttgagtatgACTAAGACAGAATAtctggagtgcaagttcagcgaGATGACGGGGGAAGCGGACATGGACGCGAGACTTGActcacaagtcatccccaagagagaaaGTTTCAAGCACCTTGGGTCTGTAATCCAGGGGGTgaggagatcgacgaggatatcatgcaccgtataggggtgggtggatgaaatggaggttagcatctgaAGTCCTATGTAACAAGAATGTGCCACcgaaacttaaaggtaagttttatagaacggtggttagaccgaccatgttgtatggggctaagcgttggccagtcaagaattcaCATATCTCCAggagatgaaagtagcagaaatgaggatgttgagatggatatgcgggcacactaggctggataagattaggaatgaagatattcaggagaaggtgggcgtggctctCATAGATgataagatgcgggaagcgaggcttagaTGATTCAGGCACAAGCAGACGAGAAAAGGTAGAGGGCAGTGTAAAAATATTGGGGTGAGGTGATCAAGCAGGACGAGGTGCGGctgcagatttccgaggacatggatcttgataggaaggtgtggaggtcgagcattagggttgaaTGATAGGAGATAGTTGAGCATTTTCTACTTTGTACCGGGGGTGGGGCTAGTCTGATAGTGTATTGTCTTAGACTGCTAGTAGTTTATGTTGTGTTCAcactattttttcatttttcatagtaCTGTGTGATTATTGTTATTGCTTTTCTATCTATTTTCTGTCTCTTAAGATACTGATACTATGTTTCTGGTTTCTGTTATTGTTACGGATCTATTGTCTATTTTCGTCTTCTTGAGTCGAGGGTCATTCGGAAACAACTTCTCTACTCCTTCGGAGTAGGGGTAAaatctgcgtacactctacccttcccagaccccactatggGATTTTtcaatgttgttgttgttgttgttgatattcaAATAGCTGGGACCATTAATTCAGATTGGTTGTTCTAATAATTGGAAGGATTTGGTACGTGATTTGAAATTTAGGAGTAAGTTTCTTTGCCAATCCTTCTTCATACAAACATTATAGGACTTCACTAAAAACTAATAAAAGGTAAATTACTAGTAATTAAAAAAAAGCTCAAAAGCAAACTGGTACAACATTGAACCATTATCGAATAGGCACAAAAAAAGAGCTCATGTCCATGTCACTGAAGAACCATAGAAATTTTCAGAAAATTTATTACTACTAATAAAAGCAGATTAGTACACCTCACAACTTCGGATTATCAATTAACTATGCCTTAATTCTAAATAGTTAGGATTGACTACATGAAAACAGAGGATTACGGTTTTTGCCTCGTGAGAGGAAAATGAATAGAACAATAGCCAAAGAAGGAACTTACCCACTGGATTTGCCGGAGAAAGAGGGAGAGATTGAAGTTCGCCGCCGACGGAGAGTGGTGTGAACGCGCCGAAGCAGACTCGCGCAATTTCAAATTGGGGCTAATAATATCACTTGATATTTGAGTCCATATAACTCACTAATAGTATTTGGGTTGTGAGTTTGAAATCCATTGGGTCTGTCTCGAATCTGATGAGGCCCAAGTATTTGAATGGCACCAAATAGCCATTTTAGAAGGCTGTTATTTATGAATGTCACGATACAAAATCTAATCGCGGTTATGAAGGCGCttatcgtgttacaaggcaagtctattcccaaaatattactacccgaacttagtcgaacctccagaacacccaaaacaacaccaaatcaacctcaaaTTCAAGCATACGaatttctaaacttccaactttcgtcaattcaaacctaattctaccatggacctccaaattatatttcGGACACACTACTAAGTCTAAAATCTCTcaacgaagctaaccgaatcataaaATTCTCAATACGAATtcatttactcataagtcaacttccggttgacttttctaacttagcttttTAACTAAAAGTCTAAGTGCCTCCTTTCACTCAAAACTACTTCGAACCCAAACTACCAATTCAAAACAATTCAACACATCTCAACAACTCACAAataagcagaaatgggagaaacgggGCTGTAACGCTAAGAACAAAcgactgggtcgttacatcctcccctcttaaacaaacgttcgtcctcgaacgagtctaaaaacatacctggagtctcaaataggtgaaaccttcaggaataccttctcgtcacattcagttcatatgaactcatctcgcgatcacatcatactcatcac
This genomic stretch from Nicotiana sylvestris chromosome 9, ASM39365v2, whole genome shotgun sequence harbors:
- the LOC104232260 gene encoding uncharacterized protein, with the translated sequence MNPATSLFRRLNIRDLVTRTPTYSGASDVSGEGLGLMFKRWATKKTAGSTKNGRDSKPKNLGVKKFGGERVIPGNIIVRQRGTRFHPGNYVGIGKDHTLYALKEGCVKFERHKLSGRKWVHVEPKDGHVLHPVYSTAAAPELKTAT